The genomic DNA CGCAAACCGGCGGTCTGCCGGGACTGAACGCCAAAAACGAAGTCAAGATTCTCAAGGCGAACCGCGTCGGACAGCTCGACGCCAATGGGATGCCGATGATGGTGATGCCCGGGATGATGGGAGCCGATGGGATGGTTGCTGGCGACTGCTACGGCGGCTGCATGCCTCACGATCCTTGTTATTCCGGTTTTAACCCGAACGAAGACTACGACCCCACGGCGATTCGCATCCCGTTGCGAGTCGCCCCGGGCCAGATGCCTCATCTGCAACCGGCCGACATCATCCTCGAAGAGGGCGACATCGTCGTCGTCGAAGCTCGCGATACCGAAGTCTTCTACACCGGCGGGCTGCTGCCCGGAGGCCAGTTCCCAATTCCTCGCGACTACGATTTGGACGTCGTGGGTGCGATGGCGATCGCCGGCCAAGGGCTTGGTAGTTCGGGACCGTCGCAAGGAGGCGGAGGCTTTTTGGGCGGCGGATTTGCAGGTGCCTCGCCGACCCAGTTGTACGTGATGCGAACAACTCCCTACGGCGACCAGTTCAACATCTCGGTCGACCTGAACAAGGCGCTTAACGACAAGTCGGAACGGCTGATGATCCAGCCGGGCGATACGCTGATCCTGCGATATAAACCATGCGAGGAACTGGTCAACTTCAGCCTCGTGACCTTCTTCACCTATGGTATTCGCGAACTGTTCAGCAACTAGGTCGCTAGTTGTTGAGGAAGCCAAAGCCGTCGGCAGCAGCTTCCCACAGAAGACGAAAGCGGCCGTGAGTCGCTCGCCTCGAGCATCTATTCAATCTGCCGTCTGGCGATCGCTTGGGTTCCCCACCCCAACCACTGTCCAAGGGGAAACTACAAGCGGTCGTCAGGCGGGCGGGATCATCGTGCGGCGGTGCCAGCCGAACGAACTTTGGTTAGCGAAGTTTGAATGACCGAGATTTCTAAGCTCGGATTCGTTGCCGATAGACAGATTAGATGTAGAACATCGCACCGTCGGCTTGCGAACAATCGTTGGCCAGATCTTCTAGACGGATCGATGCGAGGACGTCGCGAAACGCCTTGCTCGCCGCACGCCAAGTGGCGCCGAGAACTTGAGCTTCCGCGGTCGTGTCGGCGTTTTCCGGTGTTTGTTCCGCCTCGCCACATCCGATCGCATCGCAGATGTCCAACAGCGAGATCGCTGTCGCATCGACCGACAATCGATAGCCACCTTGGCTGCCACGCGTGCTTGTCACGTAGCCGGCGACCTTCAATTGTTGCAAGATTTGCACCAAGAAGGGCTGCGGGATGCTGTGCCGCGCGGTGATCTCACGCAACGCCACAGGGCGATCTTCGTCGTGACGAAGCGCTAATTCCAGCATCGCCAGACAGGCGTAGTGCGCCTTGGCGGACATCGAGAAACTCACAACGTCACCTCAGTCGCTGCTGTGCAAACCACATTCGGTTTTGGCCGAACCGCTCCAGCGACCCGCTCGTTCGTCTTCGCCCAGGGCGATCGAACGCGTGCAAGGCCAGCAACCGACACTTGGGTACCCTTGGTCGTGCAGCGGGTTGTAAGGGATGTCGTTCTTGGAGATGAAGCCCCAGACATCCTTCTTCGTCCAGTTCGCTAGCGGGCTGATTTTGACGAGCTGGAATTTCTTGTCCCAACCGACGATCGGATGCTCCGCCCGGTCGGGAGACTGGTCGCGGCGAATCGCGCTCGACCAAGCGTGCATTCCGCGAGCCGCTTGGTGCAAGACCTTGATCTTGCGATCGAAGCAGCAGCGATTGGTATCGGTCTTGTAGACCGGCCCGCCGTTGGCAGCTTCGTATTCCTCGACCGTCTGGTCCGGATATTTGTATTCGATTGTGATTCCGTACCGCTCGCGAACCTGTTCCCGCAGCGCCAGCGTCTCTTTGAACTGGTACCCGGTCTCCAAATTGAAGATCGGTGTCTGGGGAGCGATTTCGGAAAACATGTGGATCAGGCACATCCCCTCGGGGCCAAAGGCAGTCGCCATCGTGAACCGCGGCGCGTAATGCTCGACCGCCCAGGCAAGGATCTCCTGCGGCGTCGCTGTCTCCAGCCGTTGGCTGTGCGCGGCCAATTCCCCGAA from Rosistilla oblonga includes the following:
- a CDS encoding polysaccharide biosynthesis/export family protein → MPLSILRQQAPPHYLLDEGDILGIYIEGIMPPKAGADQTEAAPPVHFPEAGSDLPPAVGYPIPIRDDGTLPLPLVDPIQVRGMTLTEVEAAIRKAYVVDRNILKEGRDRILVSLMRERTYRVIVIREDEDDSLALPGGGRGGSGSQGSIVGGASRSGSGYTLDLPAYKNDVMHALAQTGGLPGLNAKNEVKILKANRVGQLDANGMPMMVMPGMMGADGMVAGDCYGGCMPHDPCYSGFNPNEDYDPTAIRIPLRVAPGQMPHLQPADIILEEGDIVVVEARDTEVFYTGGLLPGGQFPIPRDYDLDVVGAMAIAGQGLGSSGPSQGGGGFLGGGFAGASPTQLYVMRTTPYGDQFNISVDLNKALNDKSERLMIQPGDTLILRYKPCEELVNFSLVTFFTYGIRELFSN
- a CDS encoding RrF2 family transcriptional regulator; translation: MSAKAHYACLAMLELALRHDEDRPVALREITARHSIPQPFLVQILQQLKVAGYVTSTRGSQGGYRLSVDATAISLLDICDAIGCGEAEQTPENADTTAEAQVLGATWRAASKAFRDVLASIRLEDLANDCSQADGAMFYI
- a CDS encoding phosphoadenylyl-sulfate reductase gives rise to the protein MSEHKLAEPSERPTLKVLRPDESPASAPAEPQGALAADPPLIPGDDLFGELAAHSQRLETATPQEILAWAVEHYAPRFTMATAFGPEGMCLIHMFSEIAPQTPIFNLETGYQFKETLALREQVRERYGITIEYKYPDQTVEEYEAANGGPVYKTDTNRCCFDRKIKVLHQAARGMHAWSSAIRRDQSPDRAEHPIVGWDKKFQLVKISPLANWTKKDVWGFISKNDIPYNPLHDQGYPSVGCWPCTRSIALGEDERAGRWSGSAKTECGLHSSD